The Syntrophorhabdaceae bacterium genome has a window encoding:
- a CDS encoding lysylphosphatidylglycerol synthase transmembrane domain-containing protein: MKKHRLITAAGFVISIVLLYFSLRGIEYRQLAESIARADLTYALLPVCFIFVCLTLCSFRWSLIMGSKVRLRDAFIALVIGLFINNVMPARIGEVARGYAISKRRGIPFTYAVSTVFIDRVFDLLGLLSITFLFFPGQALPVSVSKALYALVAIFVVCVIVLFAVSREGTALKMARFLEGFKRPFLARLATRVLEIQENLRRISRPGHIALFIVLSIANWLSMSTALYFSLKTLGVSLPFAYVPFVCALLNFGLAVPSSPGYIGVYQFLLVYLLAIFGVPRAQSFAVSLFFHASWYIPYNIMGFIFIIKEHLHIKDIQRMEE; the protein is encoded by the coding sequence ATGAAAAAACACAGGCTAATAACAGCGGCAGGATTCGTCATCAGCATCGTACTTCTCTATTTCTCCCTTCGGGGAATAGAATACCGCCAGCTTGCCGAGTCCATCGCCAGGGCCGACCTCACATACGCCTTGCTTCCTGTCTGCTTTATCTTCGTCTGCCTGACGCTGTGCTCCTTCAGGTGGTCCTTGATAATGGGCAGCAAGGTCAGGCTCCGCGATGCCTTTATCGCACTTGTCATCGGGCTCTTCATCAATAACGTCATGCCCGCCCGAATCGGCGAGGTGGCGCGGGGCTATGCCATCTCGAAGCGAAGGGGCATCCCTTTTACCTACGCCGTATCGACAGTGTTCATCGACAGGGTCTTCGACCTTCTGGGCCTTCTCTCCATCACATTTCTTTTCTTCCCAGGTCAGGCCCTTCCCGTCTCGGTATCCAAGGCACTCTATGCTCTCGTGGCCATCTTCGTGGTCTGCGTGATCGTGCTCTTCGCCGTGAGCCGCGAAGGAACCGCCTTGAAGATGGCCCGGTTCCTCGAAGGGTTCAAACGTCCCTTTCTCGCAAGGCTCGCGACGAGGGTGCTCGAGATCCAGGAAAACCTTCGCCGCATAAGCAGGCCGGGGCACATTGCGCTTTTCATCGTGCTTTCCATAGCCAACTGGCTGTCCATGAGCACCGCCCTTTACTTCTCCCTGAAGACCCTTGGAGTCTCCCTGCCCTTTGCCTATGTTCCCTTTGTTTGTGCTCTTCTCAACTTCGGCCTTGCCGTCCCCTCTTCCCCGGGCTACATCGGCGTCTACCAATTCCTTCTTGTCTACCTCCTCGCCATCTTCGGGGTTCCCAGAGCCCAATCCTTCGCGGTGTCCCTCTTCTTCCACGCCTCATGGTACATCCCCTACAACATCATGGGATTCATCTTCATCATCAAGGAACATCTGCACATAAAGGACATACAGAGGATGGAGGAGTAG
- a CDS encoding DMT family transporter, which yields MKTDHIDTRGFITVLILALLWGINYSAIKISNTGFSPVFTSFLRSVIASALGIAYCLAIKQHLYHRGTLLVHGIVVGILFGLEFACLYLGLLFTGSARAVILIYLSPFVVAAGAHLFLGERLSPLKWTGLLLAFAGLVSVFYGKPSGYNKLMFAGDMLEILAAFFWGATTLYIKKYLAEKMHPINTFLYQLVFSIPVLFLCAYFIEPEWVNNPGAMAISSLIFQAVVIAFASYLFWFKLIHDYPVAKLSVFTFLTPIFGVAFGVLFHGEEFTMGLAAGLFMVCAGIYVTNYKK from the coding sequence ATGAAAACTGACCATATCGACACTCGGGGATTCATCACCGTCCTGATCCTTGCCCTTCTGTGGGGAATCAATTACTCGGCGATCAAGATCTCCAACACGGGGTTCTCGCCCGTTTTTACATCTTTCCTTCGCTCCGTGATAGCTTCGGCTCTGGGGATCGCCTACTGCCTCGCCATCAAACAGCACCTCTATCATCGCGGAACACTCCTCGTGCACGGGATTGTCGTGGGGATTCTCTTCGGACTTGAGTTCGCCTGCCTTTACCTTGGTTTGCTGTTCACGGGCTCGGCAAGGGCCGTCATCCTCATCTACCTTTCGCCTTTCGTGGTTGCCGCCGGAGCTCATCTGTTCCTGGGGGAGCGGTTAAGCCCCCTCAAGTGGACGGGCCTTCTCCTCGCCTTCGCGGGGCTGGTCAGCGTCTTCTACGGCAAGCCGTCGGGCTATAACAAGCTGATGTTCGCAGGCGACATGCTGGAGATCCTCGCGGCCTTCTTCTGGGGTGCCACGACTCTCTACATAAAGAAATATCTCGCGGAAAAGATGCATCCCATAAATACGTTCCTGTATCAGCTTGTCTTCTCCATTCCCGTTCTCTTCCTGTGCGCGTATTTCATCGAACCCGAGTGGGTCAATAACCCCGGGGCAATGGCGATCTCGTCGCTCATTTTCCAGGCAGTTGTCATTGCCTTTGCTTCATACCTGTTCTGGTTCAAGCTCATCCACGATTATCCCGTAGCGAAGCTCTCGGTGTTCACCTTTCTCACACCGATCTTCGGCGTGGCTTTCGGAGTCCTTTTTCACGGCGAGGAGTTCACCATGGGGCTCGCAGCTGGTCTTTTCATGGTATGCGCCGGCATATACGTGACAAACTATAAGAAATGA
- a CDS encoding ketoacyl-ACP synthase III has translation MKRTAIIGTGSYVPEHIMTNFDIEKFLETTDEWIYTRTGIKSRRIADKDQATSDLCKVACERAMEVAGVKASDIDLIILATITPDTHCPAGSNWLEAKLGCTNAVSFDVTAACSGFLFALHVADKLIKSGANKKVLVVAGEIMSRVVNWKERESCILWGDGAGAVVVTESETGAQILSTHIHTDGAAGDTLLMPGGGSKTTPISHESVDKGLHFLKMIEANKSFKVAVTRFAEASEEAAAFSGYTVHDADIIIPHQANLRILQGMAKKLGVPKEKVYMTIEKYGNISSATVPIALDEAVRDGTIKKDSLVLLTAFGGGLTWGSSLIRW, from the coding sequence ATGAAGAGAACTGCCATCATCGGGACGGGTTCGTACGTTCCCGAGCACATCATGACGAATTTCGATATTGAAAAATTTCTCGAGACGACAGACGAATGGATCTATACGCGGACAGGGATCAAATCCCGAAGAATAGCCGATAAGGACCAGGCGACGTCCGACCTTTGCAAGGTGGCCTGTGAGAGGGCAATGGAGGTCGCCGGTGTCAAGGCGTCCGACATTGATCTTATCATTCTCGCCACGATCACGCCGGACACCCATTGTCCTGCGGGATCGAACTGGCTCGAGGCCAAGCTGGGCTGCACCAATGCCGTTTCTTTCGACGTGACGGCGGCCTGCTCCGGTTTTCTCTTTGCCCTTCACGTGGCGGACAAGTTAATAAAGTCCGGGGCGAACAAGAAGGTTCTCGTGGTTGCGGGCGAGATAATGAGCAGGGTGGTCAACTGGAAGGAGCGGGAGAGCTGTATCCTCTGGGGTGACGGCGCAGGCGCGGTGGTGGTGACGGAATCAGAAACGGGGGCGCAGATCCTCTCGACCCACATCCATACGGACGGAGCCGCCGGCGACACGCTCCTCATGCCCGGCGGGGGATCGAAGACGACGCCCATCTCCCATGAAAGCGTCGACAAAGGTCTTCATTTCCTCAAGATGATCGAGGCGAACAAGTCCTTCAAGGTGGCCGTCACGCGATTCGCCGAGGCGAGCGAGGAAGCGGCGGCATTCAGCGGCTACACCGTCCATGACGCAGACATTATCATTCCCCACCAGGCGAACCTGAGGATACTCCAGGGCATGGCAAAGAAGCTCGGTGTCCCCAAGGAAAAGGTCTACATGACTATAGAGAAATACGGCAACATCTCCTCGGCGACGGTGCCCATCGCGCTCGACGAAGCAGTGCGCGACGGCACAATAAAGAAGGATTCCCTCGTCCTCCTCACCGCCTTCGGCGGCGGACTCACATGGGGAAGCAGCCTTATCCGGTGGTAA